One stretch of Halalkalicoccus tibetensis DNA includes these proteins:
- a CDS encoding helix-turn-helix transcriptional regulator, giving the protein MKNDLRERRERDGDSQADLAAAVDVTRQSINAIERGRYDPSLELAFKLARQYDCAIEDIFDPDSHD; this is encoded by the coding sequence ATGAAAAACGACCTCCGAGAACGCCGGGAGCGAGACGGCGACAGCCAGGCGGATCTGGCAGCTGCGGTCGATGTCACTCGACAGAGCATCAACGCGATCGAACGCGGGCGGTACGATCCGTCGCTGGAGCTGGCATTCAAGCTCGCTCGCCAGTACGACTGTGCGATCGAAGACATATTTGATCCGGATTCCCATGACTGA
- a CDS encoding serine hydrolase domain-containing protein — protein sequence MTDRTHEFDYSPDRPTFQQRALCHPSRRSVLAGVGALAAASYTGIAASGADTPRTNGKAASARDQSSDAPAEHDVSPADIEALIDRQMADAVDEGDIVGATVAVTHGDAVVLTKGYGRITPDDGEPVDETTLFRIGSVTKPIIWTAAMQLIDAGTIDPDEDVRTYLDSVSIPDDEPITMADLATHTAGFEERNQGLWVSDPEERRPLVDVLDAEQPARIRSPGEVLSYSNYGTALAGQIVANAAGQELDAYIREHVFDPLGMDTASVTQPADPPATQGYTALTGSPTAAPGLGVELWPAGSMTASARDMGQFMRAHIADTALGEQGLSLDVVTRMQEQWFTHHPTVDGVGFGWIERTHGGVRTLWHNGAIPGSFYSHLVLVPEADLGLFVSYNTDAGAEAANELVDAVLDESIGAVETPDREPSGRPDHADELAGTYRGLRIADTSHSKLFTTLQAGEIDVAITDNYLITEIGGESTRWIQRESLVFDEAEGQETLAFSEDLSRLYVGHQAFERRSWTESAALHGVLGAGSALGILGGAIGPPLAAGVRRFRSSEGDDSREDGVESVPEDGMAIKSTETTASSGESESNAAGRTGNRIASGRLVAWLESPTVARRTILIAAGLVVTFVVGFGAGLVFDPTLLSEPPLWYRLLLVVPPIATLVMGVSIGSAAVAWRHGLWRRRSLIAYGMLAVSTAVTCWLLYYWNLFGTPG from the coding sequence ATGACTGACCGCACACATGAGTTCGATTACAGTCCCGACCGCCCCACTTTCCAGCAACGTGCTCTTTGCCATCCGAGCCGTAGGAGCGTCCTTGCCGGGGTTGGAGCGCTCGCTGCCGCGAGTTACACCGGGATCGCTGCAAGCGGGGCCGACACACCCCGGACCAACGGCAAGGCGGCATCGGCTCGTGATCAATCGTCTGACGCGCCCGCCGAACACGACGTCTCACCCGCCGATATCGAGGCACTGATCGACAGGCAGATGGCCGACGCCGTCGACGAGGGCGACATTGTAGGCGCGACGGTCGCGGTCACCCACGGTGATGCGGTCGTGCTGACGAAGGGCTATGGCCGGATCACGCCGGACGACGGCGAGCCCGTTGACGAGACGACACTGTTCCGGATCGGGTCGGTTACCAAGCCGATTATCTGGACCGCCGCCATGCAACTGATCGACGCGGGTACGATCGATCCCGACGAAGACGTCCGAACGTATCTGGACTCGGTCTCGATCCCTGACGACGAGCCGATCACAATGGCCGACCTGGCAACCCACACAGCCGGGTTCGAAGAACGTAATCAGGGGCTGTGGGTGAGCGATCCCGAGGAACGGCGCCCGCTGGTCGACGTGCTTGATGCGGAACAGCCAGCCCGCATCCGGTCCCCCGGCGAAGTACTCTCGTATTCGAACTATGGGACGGCGCTGGCGGGACAAATCGTCGCCAACGCCGCCGGACAGGAGCTTGATGCCTATATCCGCGAGCACGTATTCGACCCCCTGGGAATGGACACGGCATCGGTCACACAACCGGCCGATCCGCCCGCAACGCAGGGATATACGGCACTCACCGGATCACCGACAGCAGCACCGGGACTCGGCGTAGAACTCTGGCCGGCCGGTTCGATGACCGCCAGCGCGAGAGACATGGGACAGTTCATGCGTGCGCACATAGCAGATACGGCGCTCGGCGAGCAGGGGCTTTCGCTCGATGTCGTGACGCGGATGCAAGAGCAGTGGTTCACCCATCATCCGACAGTCGACGGTGTCGGATTCGGCTGGATCGAGAGGACTCACGGGGGTGTTCGGACGCTCTGGCACAACGGCGCGATTCCCGGATCGTTCTACAGCCACCTCGTATTGGTCCCTGAAGCCGACCTTGGCCTGTTCGTCTCGTACAACACCGATGCCGGCGCAGAGGCAGCAAACGAGTTGGTCGATGCCGTCCTCGACGAGAGTATCGGGGCAGTCGAGACGCCGGATCGAGAACCAAGCGGTCGACCGGACCACGCAGATGAACTCGCCGGGACGTATCGCGGGCTCCGAATCGCGGACACCTCCCATTCGAAGCTGTTTACGACGCTTCAGGCCGGCGAAATCGATGTCGCGATCACCGACAACTATCTGATAACCGAAATCGGGGGCGAATCGACACGGTGGATCCAACGCGAATCGTTAGTGTTCGACGAGGCAGAGGGACAGGAGACCCTCGCGTTCTCCGAGGACCTCTCCCGGCTGTACGTAGGGCATCAGGCGTTCGAGCGCCGGTCGTGGACCGAATCGGCAGCGCTCCACGGTGTGTTAGGCGCGGGATCGGCCCTTGGGATCCTCGGTGGCGCTATTGGTCCGCCGCTTGCCGCTGGTGTGCGCCGGTTCCGTAGCAGCGAGGGTGACGACTCGAGAGAAGACGGAGTCGAAAGCGTTCCGGAGGACGGGATGGCGATCAAGAGCACCGAAACCACGGCGTCTTCGGGGGAAAGCGAGAGCAATGCAGCGGGAAGAACCGGAAACCGGATTGCCAGCGGCCGACTGGTGGCATGGCTTGAGTCTCCGACGGTCGCGCGTCGAACGATTCTCATTGCCGCGGGGCTCGTCGTGACGTTCGTCGTCGGTTTCGGCGCTGGGTTGGTGTTCGATCCGACGCTGCTTTCGGAACCGCCCTTATGGTACCGGCTGTTGCTGGTTGTCCCCCCGATCGCCACGCTGGTGATGGGTGTTTCGATCGGGTCGGCAGCGGTGGCGTGGCGTCACGGCTTGTGGCGTCGACGGTCGCTGATTGCCTACGGGATGCTTGCTGTATCGACAGCAGTCACCTGCTGGCTACTGTACTACTGGAACCTGTTTGGGACACCTGGGTAG
- a CDS encoding DUF106 domain-containing protein, giving the protein MGQSLSKLLDDPEIRTAAETVYRHAEQSDGTVQWQDVRDELTATQWARLIQTEILIDANGRFVIDDPTAVEEALEETPFPEAATTETNGWSTADKLAGICALGLITGYQLTGVREFVGQSVNVVLGPLEALFPLYAVIAVAAVITGLFSTGIQARMTDRDQMSKQRERLQALQNRISAAKARNDETALAEFEDEQQSLVSDQIGMIGQMIRPAVWTMLVTIPIFLWLFWLLHSPATAINATGMVFPVLGQITWTARVLGPIQAWMVWYIICSIGSRLVIRKTREIANSTA; this is encoded by the coding sequence ATGGGACAGTCACTCTCGAAGCTGCTTGACGATCCCGAGATAAGAACGGCTGCCGAGACGGTCTATCGCCATGCAGAACAGAGTGATGGGACTGTACAGTGGCAAGATGTTCGAGACGAACTTACAGCTACCCAGTGGGCTCGATTGATCCAGACCGAGATACTTATCGATGCTAACGGTCGGTTTGTGATCGACGATCCAACCGCCGTTGAAGAGGCCCTTGAGGAGACGCCTTTTCCGGAGGCAGCAACGACAGAAACCAATGGTTGGTCAACTGCTGACAAACTCGCAGGTATCTGTGCGCTTGGACTTATTACTGGGTATCAACTAACTGGAGTCCGTGAATTCGTTGGTCAGAGTGTTAATGTTGTCTTGGGGCCGCTTGAGGCACTTTTCCCACTTTATGCTGTTATCGCCGTTGCTGCAGTCATAACCGGTCTCTTTTCGACTGGTATCCAGGCTCGAATGACTGATCGCGATCAGATGAGCAAACAACGTGAGCGGCTTCAAGCACTTCAAAATCGGATTAGTGCTGCAAAAGCGCGGAATGACGAAACAGCCCTTGCGGAGTTTGAGGACGAACAGCAGAGTTTAGTAAGCGATCAAATCGGAATGATTGGCCAAATGATTCGGCCGGCAGTCTGGACAATGCTTGTAACGATCCCAATATTCCTCTGGTTGTTCTGGCTGCTGCATTCACCAGCAACAGCGATCAACGCAACCGGTATGGTATTTCCAGTACTCGGGCAGATCACATGGACTGCACGCGTACTCGGGCCAATCCAAGCCTGGATGGTCTGGTATATCATCTGTTCGATTGGCTCCCGATTAGTAATCCGCAAGACACGCGAGATCGCCAACTCAACTGCGTAA
- a CDS encoding DUF2178 domain-containing protein: MTEANRSTKHRIATRRRYKRLMFGCLAVGIVGLLIGSFLDQYLIGVLIYWAGFFGMLGVWQFSSVTLYDERDTAIERKASDYTLSVFAFVLVLGAPGGIMLEEGGVVTLPAAFDGAMWMLVAVYAVFGVVYTVLRNRT; encoded by the coding sequence ATGACCGAAGCCAACCGCTCAACGAAGCACAGAATCGCAACACGACGTCGGTACAAGCGTTTGATGTTTGGCTGTCTGGCCGTCGGTATCGTCGGGCTCCTGATCGGTTCGTTCCTCGATCAGTATCTGATCGGGGTCCTAATCTACTGGGCCGGTTTCTTTGGGATGTTAGGCGTATGGCAATTCAGCTCGGTGACGCTATACGACGAACGCGATACCGCCATCGAGCGCAAAGCGAGCGACTACACGCTCAGCGTGTTCGCTTTCGTACTGGTGCTTGGAGCGCCAGGTGGGATTATGCTCGAGGAAGGGGGCGTTGTCACGCTCCCGGCTGCCTTCGATGGGGCGATGTGGATGCTGGTCGCCGTCTACGCCGTTTTCGGCGTGGTCTACACCGTCCTCCGAAACCGAACATGA